One segment of Solanum stenotomum isolate F172 chromosome 1, ASM1918654v1, whole genome shotgun sequence DNA contains the following:
- the LOC125853656 gene encoding uncharacterized protein LOC125853656: MEATNPILILNNAIIVTMDSHDHVFVDGAIVIQHNSIIAIGKSINILTQFTSISHQLIDLRGQILLPGLINTHVHTSQQLARGIADDVDLLTWLHDRIWPYESNMTEEDSFISTLLCGIELIHSGVTCFAEAGGQHVSGMASAVEVLGLRACLAESIMDYGEGLPASWAARTTEECIKSQKDLFMKHHNTADGRIKVWLGIRQIMNSTDRLLTETRDTAKELETGIHMHIAEIPYENQLIVETRGVDNGTVTYLEKIKFLQNNLLAAHTVWVNEKEVDCLAKAGVKVSHCPAAAMRMLGFAPIKEMLSAGVCVSLGTDGAPSNNRMSIVDEMYLASLINKGREVFSTGTTDPTALPAETILKMATINGAKSVLWDKEIGSLEVGKKADIVVINPSSWSMMPIHDCISSLVYCMRTENIVSVMCNGCWIMKDKKILTIDEEEVLSMAKHASAELLKRAGIQIPNRMNFV; encoded by the exons ATGGAAGCAACAAATCCAATTCTCATTCTCAATAATGCTATCATTGTTACCATGGATTCTCATGACCACGTTTTCGTAGATGGAGCAATTGTTATACAACACAACTCAATTATAGCCATTGGCAAATCCATCAACATTCTCACTCAATTTACTTCTATCTCACATCAACTCATTGACCTTCGCGGACAAATTCTCCTCCCAG gtTTGATAAACACACATGTTCACACGTCTCAACAATTAGCGAGAGGAATAGCTGATGATGTGGATTTGTTGACATGGTTACATGATCGCATTTGGCCTTACGAGTCCAACATGACGGAAGAAGATTCATTCATTTCCACTTTACTCTGCGGAATCGAACTTATTCACTCTGGT GTTACGTGCTTTGCTGAAGCAGGAGGGCAGCATGTGTCTGGAATGGCAAGTGCAGTAGAAGTATTAGGCTTGCGTGCGTGTTTGGCCGAGTCAATTATGGACTATGGTGAGGGTTTGCCAGCTTCATGGGCAGCTAGGACTACTGAGGAGTGTATTAAG TCGCAGAAGGATCTGTTTATGAAACACCACAATACAGCAGATGGACGTATCAAAGTGTGGCTTGGGATAAGGCAAATCATGAATTCAACTGATCGGTTACTTACTGAGACGAGAGACACAGCAAAAGAACTAGAAACCGGGATTCACATG CATATTGCGGAGATACCGTATGAAAATCAACTGATTGTTGAAACGCGAGGAGTTGATAATGGAACTGTTACATATCTCGAGAAGATCAAGTTCCTGCAGAACAATTTGTTGGCAGCACATACTGTTTGGGTCAATGAGAAAGAG GTTGACTGTCTCGCAAAGGCTGGAGTCAAAGTATCGCATTGTCCTGCTGCTGCAATGAGAATGCTTGGATTTGCCCCCATTAAGGAAATGCTCAGCGCTGGTGTTTGTGTATCCTTGGGTACAGACGGTGCACCATCAAATAATAGAATGAGCATTG TTGATGAGATGTATCTGGCCTCTTTGATCAACAAAGGGCGTGAAGTATTCTCCACGGGAACCACTGATCCTACAGCTTTGCCTGCTGAAACAATCCTCAAGATGGCCACAATAAATGGCGCCAAGTCTGTACTTTGGGACAAGGAAATAGGTTCGCTCGAGGTTGGGAAGAAG GCTGATATCGTTGTGATCAATCCTTCTTCTTGGTCCATGATGCCAATTCATGACTG CATTTCCAGCCTTGTTTATTGCATGAGAACTGAGAATATCGTCTCTGTTATGTGCAACGGctgttggattatgaaagaTAAGAAAATCTTAACCATAGACGAG GAAGAAGTTCTATCAATGGCCAAGCATGCCTCTGCTGAACTTTTAAAGAGAGCAGGCATACAGATTCCAAACAGAATGAATTTTGTGTGA